A genomic region of Papaver somniferum cultivar HN1 chromosome 7, ASM357369v1, whole genome shotgun sequence contains the following coding sequences:
- the LOC113293564 gene encoding elicitor-responsive protein 1-like codes for MSGLLEIMLVDAHGLPESDVVGKMDPYVLIQYKTHKLKSYVAKGQGSNPVWNDKFTLWVDYPEPNGHYDVRFRIFDRDTLSADDLIGETTICVKDIVELGVEKGKAMVEPRKYSVFESKNGELTADRAGDLHVGLTFTTKQ; via the exons ATGAGTGGTTTATTGGAAATCATGCTTGTTGACGCACATGGCTTGCCCGAGTCTGATGTCGTTG gAAAGATGGATCCATATGTTTTGATTCAGTACAAAACCCATAAACTTAAGAGCTATGTTGCCAAAG GACAAGGTAGTAACCCCGTATGGAATGATAAATTCACATTATGGGTTGATTATCCAGAGCCAAACGGACATTACGATGTTCGCTTCAGAATCTTCGATAGAGACACACTTTCAGCAGACGACTTGATCGGAGAAACCAC GATATGCGTGAAAGATATAGTGGAATTGGGTGTTGAGAAGGGAAAGGCAATGGTGGAACCCCGCAAATATAGTGTTTTTGAAAGTAAGAACGGTGAATTAACTGCAGACCGGGCTGGAGATCTTCATGTAGGGTTAACCTTCACCACAAAGCAG tga